In Arthrobacter sp. StoSoilB5, one genomic interval encodes:
- a CDS encoding patatin-like phospholipase family protein, giving the protein MNTTPFSTLHVTSHLTGSAQDQPQEKPTNPAGRTTGRALVLGGGGSTGNAWLIGVIAGMFDAGMNVTTADLTVGTSAGSTAAAQLAGASPIEMFAAILEAPPQPQRQPQSQVNPLRHAETLRQANPLKQVVNHLERTSKIIAASTDAADMRRRMGAAALELDASADESRQAQWRATVASRLPSPQWPQRTVLITAVDARTGEPVVFDRHSGVELVDAVAASCASGFAYGIGDDRYIDGGYRSNAENADLAAGYARVLVLSPFGGRTRTPLEWGMHLATQVDALRAGGSHVQAVFPDSASEHMFGANAMDLSLRPSAAQVGYDQGRALVEELSGFWNVG; this is encoded by the coding sequence ATGAATACAACACCTTTTTCAACCCTGCACGTCACTTCCCATCTCACGGGGTCCGCTCAGGACCAGCCTCAGGAGAAACCCACCAACCCTGCGGGGCGTACAACCGGACGGGCGTTGGTGCTTGGTGGCGGTGGATCCACGGGCAATGCATGGCTGATCGGCGTCATCGCCGGAATGTTCGATGCTGGCATGAATGTGACCACGGCCGATCTGACCGTGGGCACGTCAGCAGGGTCCACGGCCGCGGCACAGTTGGCTGGGGCGAGCCCTATAGAAATGTTTGCCGCCATCCTTGAGGCGCCGCCTCAGCCACAGCGACAGCCACAGTCCCAAGTCAATCCACTCAGGCACGCCGAGACATTGAGGCAGGCCAATCCGTTGAAGCAGGTGGTGAACCATTTGGAGAGAACAAGCAAGATCATTGCCGCCTCTACCGACGCCGCCGATATGCGTCGCAGAATGGGTGCTGCTGCGTTGGAGTTGGATGCATCTGCAGACGAGTCAAGGCAAGCGCAGTGGCGTGCCACCGTGGCCTCCCGGCTGCCAAGCCCGCAGTGGCCGCAACGAACGGTCCTCATCACGGCGGTGGACGCCCGCACGGGAGAGCCCGTCGTTTTCGACCGGCACAGTGGAGTGGAACTGGTGGACGCTGTGGCCGCCAGCTGCGCGAGTGGCTTTGCCTACGGCATCGGCGACGACCGATACATTGACGGCGGCTACCGATCCAACGCTGAGAATGCAGACCTGGCAGCCGGGTACGCACGGGTACTGGTGCTGTCGCCATTCGGCGGCAGAACGCGGACTCCCTTGGAATGGGGCATGCACTTGGCAACACAGGTGGACGCGTTACGCGCCGGCGGTAGCCACGTTCAGGCGGTTTTCCCGGACAGCGCCTCCGAGCACATGTTCGGCGCCAACGCGATGGACCTGTCGTTGCGTCCGTCGGCCGCCCAGGTCGGTTACGACCAAGGAAGGGCACTCGTGGAGGAACTCAGCGGGTTCTGGAACGTGGGTTAA
- a CDS encoding SRPBCC domain-containing protein, producing MDSIFSHPEPDSEPSSPDSNELDPLVVTVVVPTNVSHAFMGFTDHPHLWWPLEDESVFGAGSHVEFEENLILETAEDGRTSVWGTIDDWQPPLSFHASWYPASTPLWSTELRVSFRAVEGGTELRLVHDGWEGAEDPAASRASYAEGWPRVLERYVRFMGGTVA from the coding sequence ATGGACAGTATTTTCAGCCATCCCGAGCCGGACTCTGAGCCCTCGTCGCCGGACAGCAACGAACTTGACCCGCTCGTTGTGACAGTTGTGGTGCCCACCAACGTTTCGCATGCCTTCATGGGCTTTACGGACCATCCCCATCTTTGGTGGCCCCTCGAAGACGAGAGCGTGTTTGGTGCGGGCTCGCACGTGGAGTTCGAGGAGAACCTGATTCTGGAGACGGCCGAGGACGGCCGCACATCGGTCTGGGGGACCATCGATGACTGGCAGCCGCCTTTGTCCTTCCACGCGAGCTGGTATCCGGCGAGCACGCCTCTCTGGTCCACCGAGCTGAGGGTTTCGTTCCGGGCGGTAGAGGGTGGTACGGAATTGCGGTTGGTTCACGACGGTTGGGAAGGCGCGGAGGATCCTGCTGCAAGCCGGGCATCGTATGCGGAAGGTTGGCCTCGTGTCCTGGAACGCTATGTACGGTTCATGGGCGGGACCGTTGCCTAG
- a CDS encoding N-acetyltransferase, whose protein sequence is MAYVESLEAAHRQTDAQWQERAAAMAGDSSVTLVADGGVDGSRFCGLMRVVLKHPQDPRKPLQAMLISVYVAPEHRGLGLADELLHQACEAARIDLRAKVLELGVHEDNTRALAFYRRHGFNTTGDSRPYPQDTSKRELVMEKALQQ, encoded by the coding sequence ATGGCTTATGTCGAAAGCTTGGAGGCGGCGCATCGGCAAACGGATGCGCAATGGCAGGAACGTGCTGCGGCTATGGCCGGCGATTCCAGTGTGACCTTGGTGGCTGACGGTGGCGTGGACGGAAGCCGGTTCTGTGGGCTGATGAGGGTTGTCCTGAAGCATCCCCAAGACCCGCGGAAGCCACTTCAGGCCATGCTGATAAGTGTCTATGTTGCCCCCGAACATCGAGGTTTGGGGTTGGCGGATGAACTCCTCCACCAAGCCTGCGAGGCTGCCCGGATCGACTTGCGCGCAAAGGTCCTGGAGTTGGGCGTCCACGAGGACAATACCAGGGCGTTGGCTTTCTACCGGCGGCACGGTTTCAACACCACAGGCGACAGCCGACCATATCCCCAGGACACGTCGAAGCGGGAACTAGTCATGGAAAAGGCCCTGCAGCAGTAG
- a CDS encoding LacI family DNA-binding transcriptional regulator, with protein sequence MTGIKDVAERSGLSVATVSRALSGKGNVSPASRERARAAAAELGFVLSYHASSLASGRTHNVGLVVPSVHRWFYSAVIEGASAALLSAGYDLTLYNIGEDPQHRHRVFNDFLLRKRVDAVIAVSLELSEKEMQQLLAVHRPIVGIGGPLPGASTIRIDDSAIALQATNHLIGLGHTKIAHMTGEEAYEQDFKLPGTRRGGFEKAMNDAGCQVRPEWIVSADFTIEGAYAAARQLLGGAPERPTAVFAASDEMAIGTILAARDFGLRIPEDLSVIGIDGHDLGKVMGLTTIDQDAKGQGALAVRTLLGAINNGLVLEPADTEHPTKLVVRSSTAVPRNDAA encoded by the coding sequence ACGGTTTCACGCGCGCTCAGTGGCAAAGGCAACGTCTCCCCGGCCAGTCGCGAACGGGCACGTGCAGCTGCGGCCGAGCTCGGCTTCGTGCTCTCCTATCACGCCTCAAGCCTGGCCTCCGGCCGTACCCACAACGTTGGCCTGGTGGTGCCCTCGGTCCACCGATGGTTCTATTCGGCGGTGATCGAGGGCGCCTCCGCTGCGCTACTGAGTGCCGGATACGACCTCACCCTCTACAACATCGGCGAGGACCCACAGCACCGGCACAGGGTATTCAACGACTTCCTCCTGCGCAAGCGCGTGGACGCGGTCATTGCGGTCTCCTTGGAGCTCAGCGAAAAGGAGATGCAGCAGCTCCTTGCAGTCCATCGTCCGATCGTTGGCATCGGCGGCCCCCTACCGGGAGCCTCGACCATCCGGATCGACGATTCCGCAATCGCACTGCAAGCCACAAACCACCTAATCGGCCTGGGCCACACCAAGATCGCCCACATGACCGGCGAGGAAGCATATGAACAGGACTTCAAACTGCCCGGCACGCGCCGCGGTGGTTTCGAAAAGGCGATGAACGACGCCGGTTGCCAGGTTCGGCCTGAATGGATCGTTTCCGCGGACTTCACCATCGAAGGTGCTTACGCTGCTGCCCGGCAATTGCTGGGGGGCGCACCGGAGCGACCAACAGCCGTGTTTGCGGCGTCAGACGAGATGGCCATCGGGACCATTCTTGCGGCGCGCGACTTCGGCCTGCGGATTCCAGAGGACCTCTCGGTCATCGGCATCGACGGACACGACCTCGGTAAGGTCATGGGCCTCACCACGATCGATCAGGACGCGAAAGGGCAAGGAGCACTGGCCGTGCGAACCCTGCTGGGCGCCATCAACAATGGCCTGGTTCTTGAACCTGCCGATACTGAACACCCCACCAAACTGGTGGTTCGTTCCAGCACTGCCGTGCCCAGGAACGACGCCGCGTAG